A single Cupriavidus sp. D39 DNA region contains:
- a CDS encoding DHA2 family efflux MFS transporter permease subunit: MENANTADQLQPPPLSGAKLVLATFAVALATFMNVLDSSIANVAIPTISGNLGVSVDEGTWVITLFAAANAVSIPLTGWLTQRIGQVRLFVGAILLFVLSSWLCGIAPTLPILLAARVLQGAVAGPLIPLSQAILLGSYPKQRSSTALALWAMTATVGPIAGPALGGWMTDRYSWSWIFYINIPVGLFAAAVTWIIYRSRETPTRALPIDKVGLASLITWVASLQIMLDKGKDLDWFHSPLIVGLGVVALISFIFFVIWELTEEHPIVDLKLFAGRNFLGGTVAISVAYGVFFANLVLLPQWMQQYLGYPAVNAGLVTAPLGIFAVILAPVLGKIMPRSDARVLATMAFAGFAAVFFMRAGYTTTVDTWTLVLPTLLQGIPTALFFVPLTAILLSGLSPDKIPAAAGLSNFARVFTGAVGTSLASTAWNDRNILHHAQLAEQASQHNPVFVHSLEALQATAGFSHDQAMAFFERSLTTQATMLGLNDIFWISGVIFIVIIPLIWFTKPAKGGNAAAAAAAH, encoded by the coding sequence ATGGAAAACGCCAACACAGCCGATCAGCTCCAGCCCCCGCCGCTCTCCGGCGCCAAGCTGGTGCTCGCCACCTTCGCGGTAGCGCTTGCCACCTTCATGAACGTGCTCGACTCGTCGATCGCCAACGTGGCCATTCCCACCATCTCCGGCAACCTCGGTGTTTCGGTGGACGAAGGCACGTGGGTCATCACGCTGTTCGCCGCAGCCAACGCGGTATCGATCCCGCTCACGGGCTGGCTGACCCAGCGCATCGGCCAGGTCCGCTTGTTCGTCGGCGCCATCCTGCTGTTCGTGCTGTCGTCGTGGCTGTGCGGCATCGCGCCCACCCTGCCCATCCTGTTGGCCGCGCGCGTACTGCAAGGCGCCGTGGCCGGCCCCTTGATTCCGCTCTCCCAGGCGATCCTGCTTGGCTCGTATCCCAAGCAACGCAGCTCCACCGCGCTGGCGCTGTGGGCCATGACGGCCACCGTTGGCCCGATTGCCGGCCCGGCGCTGGGCGGCTGGATGACCGATCGCTACTCCTGGTCGTGGATCTTCTATATCAACATTCCCGTGGGCCTGTTCGCCGCGGCCGTCACCTGGATCATCTACCGTTCGCGTGAAACACCTACCCGCGCGCTGCCGATCGACAAGGTTGGGCTGGCGTCGCTCATCACCTGGGTGGCTTCGCTGCAGATCATGCTGGACAAGGGCAAGGATCTCGACTGGTTCCATTCGCCGCTGATCGTCGGCCTCGGCGTGGTGGCCCTGATCAGCTTCATCTTCTTCGTGATCTGGGAGCTGACCGAGGAACATCCGATCGTCGACCTCAAGCTGTTTGCCGGCCGCAACTTCCTGGGCGGGACCGTGGCGATCTCGGTGGCTTACGGCGTGTTCTTCGCTAACCTGGTCCTGTTGCCGCAATGGATGCAGCAATACCTCGGCTACCCGGCCGTGAACGCCGGGCTGGTGACCGCACCGCTGGGCATCTTCGCCGTGATCCTGGCGCCGGTGCTGGGCAAGATCATGCCGCGCTCCGATGCGCGGGTGCTGGCGACCATGGCCTTTGCCGGCTTCGCCGCGGTGTTCTTCATGCGCGCGGGCTACACCACCACCGTCGACACCTGGACGCTGGTGCTGCCCACGCTGTTGCAAGGCATCCCGACCGCGCTGTTCTTCGTGCCGTTGACCGCCATCCTCCTGTCCGGTCTGTCGCCCGACAAGATCCCTGCCGCCGCGGGCCTGTCGAACTTCGCTCGCGTGTTCACCGGCGCCGTAGGCACGTCGCTGGCCAGTACAGCCTGGAACGACCGCAACATCCTGCATCACGCGCAACTCGCGGAGCAGGCCAGCCAGCACAACCCGGTCTTCGTGCACTCGCTGGAAGCCTTGCAGGCCACGGCCGGCTTCAGCCATGACCAGGCGATGGCGTTCTTCGAGCGCAGCCTCACCACGCAAGCGACCATGCTCGGCTTGAACGATATCTTCTGGATCTCGGGCGTGATCTTCATCGTGATCATCCCGCTGATCTGGTTCACCAAGCCGGCCAAGGGCGGCAATGCTGCCGCCGCTGCGGCCGCGCACTGA
- a CDS encoding efflux RND transporter periplasmic adaptor subunit — protein MTEATQTETTAGDNSSNAPAGKMATRKRLLAALGMVSLIAAGGYAAYYFTYAVHHEDTDDAYVNGNLVQLTPQVSGTVISVNADDTQIVKAGEAVVNLDPADAQVALGNAQAQLAQTVRQVSALYVNNNVYQAAIQQRQADLAKARDDFQRRSQVTETGAVSAEDVAHARDAVKTAEAALEAARQQLASNRTMTDQTTVAEHPAVQAAAAKLRDAHLALARNTLPAPVTGYVARRSVQVGQRVAPGAPMMAIVPLDGVWVDANFKEVQLQHMRIGQPVELRADVYGSSVRYHGRVVGFSAGTGSAFSALPAQNATGNWIKVVQRLPARIELDPAELRAHPLQIGLSMQVDVDTKDRSGAQLGAVKKTTYSTNVYRAYGEQADAEIARIIALNSTAGTSSTASTSGAQATAVAAKTVEKPAKAAAL, from the coding sequence ATGACCGAAGCTACCCAGACCGAAACCACCGCCGGCGACAACAGCAGCAACGCCCCCGCCGGCAAGATGGCCACCCGCAAACGCTTGCTCGCCGCGCTGGGCATGGTCTCCCTGATTGCCGCCGGCGGCTACGCGGCCTACTACTTCACCTACGCCGTGCATCACGAAGACACCGACGACGCCTATGTCAATGGCAACCTCGTGCAACTCACCCCGCAGGTCAGCGGCACCGTGATCAGCGTCAACGCCGACGACACGCAGATCGTCAAGGCCGGCGAAGCCGTGGTCAACCTCGACCCGGCCGATGCGCAGGTCGCACTGGGCAACGCCCAGGCCCAGCTCGCGCAAACGGTGCGCCAGGTGAGCGCCCTCTACGTCAACAACAACGTCTACCAGGCCGCGATCCAGCAGCGCCAGGCCGACCTGGCCAAGGCCCGCGACGACTTCCAGCGCCGCAGCCAGGTGACGGAAACCGGCGCCGTCTCCGCGGAGGACGTGGCCCATGCCCGCGACGCGGTCAAGACCGCCGAGGCCGCGCTCGAAGCCGCCCGCCAGCAACTTGCGTCCAACCGCACCATGACCGACCAGACCACGGTCGCCGAGCACCCCGCCGTGCAGGCCGCAGCGGCCAAGCTGCGCGATGCGCACCTCGCCCTTGCCCGCAACACGCTGCCTGCGCCGGTCACGGGCTATGTGGCACGCCGCTCGGTGCAGGTCGGCCAGCGCGTGGCCCCGGGCGCCCCGATGATGGCCATCGTCCCGCTGGACGGCGTCTGGGTGGACGCGAACTTCAAGGAAGTGCAGCTCCAGCATATGCGCATCGGCCAGCCGGTTGAGCTGCGCGCGGACGTGTACGGCAGCAGCGTGCGCTACCACGGCCGCGTGGTGGGCTTCTCGGCCGGCACCGGCAGCGCGTTCTCGGCCCTGCCCGCGCAGAACGCCACCGGCAACTGGATCAAGGTGGTGCAACGCCTGCCCGCCCGCATCGAGCTCGATCCGGCGGAGCTCCGTGCCCACCCGCTGCAGATCGGCTTGTCGATGCAGGTCGACGTCGACACCAAGGACCGCAGCGGCGCGCAACTCGGCGCGGTCAAGAAGACCACGTACAGCACCAATGTCTACCGTGCGTACGGCGAACAGGCAGACGCCGAGATCGCACGCATCATCGCGCTCAACAGCACCGCCGGCACCTCCAGCACCGCCAGCACGTCGGGCGCGCAAGCCACGGCGGTTGCCGCGAAGACGGTGGAAAAGCCGGCAAAGGCTGCAGCCCTGTAA